From Vanacampus margaritifer isolate UIUO_Vmar chromosome 8, RoL_Vmar_1.0, whole genome shotgun sequence, a single genomic window includes:
- the LOC144056766 gene encoding major intrinsically disordered Notch2-binding receptor 1-like encodes MANLQQEYPGVLLGILEELTNMRQWLTFQDLCRMVSTRFDLEHLIELRSLLFAAASRDPCFPATLFRDRVSTRGQGLSPIGVAADIVTIFNLIQMTGGATDDSQPMRAQSVLPVDQSLGPSLPGIHQLNIPSRERARTQSDSSANAIDKHLLFPHSNYSVRKRASLPPDPISLISPPPIRTRAVSFDLPHTTLLYSSGQIPSKVMKDIYLPLETDSESSGDSAPVEVFETEQESAIDQKRNIFKNDFHNQPPLIPQVTVNSESPSPKGEKSFDNHSFEMIPNPYPSPTTVQQSPEERTKHESLDELQDSTYFGPGSIPERSPKHLQPPRSQRPFWSNKSHSLEDRISPAHAGMGLETRAVKLTRRSRPPISKLGGSLGGEIGDIEFDGMKAQGTQTDPPDTRRLRSLVHADRLSFMTSLDDPDFADDDISAIFRFLDDISMCGSTGVLHPNDGSGGLNQDTPEARRGRLGQLQRLFHSLESSDDGLKASVCKLLLRMSQIERQLESLNDVKAEISQVLSALQRLDEKIPQPAVDSGQSSGGRWLEPLSGISSFMSHPLTPSEFSEPQPLSVSEHLFPASSTNSLDWNRWNTPAEQTESSKSQGDPKVGKDEKKDASSLRASKNEPGEKGQSDSKQGNVSSMAKDWMVSFSKIKGGKSSHGKTGQEDQSSRTTKLLSQKSSSLVEQVFSSSLFGNKENSLTGGLTAGKIMDPRLAEARGRSVWTVDDRESRVSPFDLQARDSLNPNNMEFWMDDIYTPGYDALLRRKEAGLRRAKVCKLLALVAVALAIILIIVIPICTLRS; translated from the exons ATGGCTAACCTGCAGCAGGAATACCCTGGAGTCCTCTTGGGGATCCTTGAGGAACTGACCAACATGCGTCAGTGGTTGACCTTCCAGGACCTTTGTCGTATGGTCAGCACCCGCTTTGACCTGGAACACCTCATAGAGCTCAGGAGTTTGTTATTTGCTGCTGCAAGCCGGGACCCTTGTTTCCCAGCAACTCTTTTTAGGGATCGAGTTTCCACTAGGGGACAGGGGCTGTCACCAATAGGTGTCGCTGCTGACATTGTGACAATCTTTAATCTTATTCAAATGACGGGTGGGGCCACTGATGACAGCCAACCAATGAGAGCTCAGTCGGTCCTGCCTGTGGACCAGTCCCTAGGTCCCAGTCTGCCCGGGATCCACCAGCTGAACATTCCTAGCAGGGAGAGAGCACGCACTCAGTCTGATTCCAGTGCAAACGCGATTGACAAGCACTTGCTCTTTCCACATTCCAATTACTCAGTGCGTAAGCGTGCCAGTCTTCCTCCTGATCCTATCTCACTTATATCGCCCCCTCCCATCAGGACACGTGCTGTCTCTTTCGACTTGCCTCATACCACACTTTTGTACTCCAGTGGGCAGATCCCCAGCAAGGTCATGAAGGATATTTACTTACCTTTGGAAACGGACAGTGAATCCAGTGGCGATTCAGCTCCAGTTGAGGTGTTTGAAACCGAACAGGAATCAGCAATCGACCAGAAGAGAAACATCTTTAAAAATGACTTCCACAACCAGCCGCCTCTCATACCACAGGTGACCGTCAACAGTGAGTCTCCCAGTCCTAAAGGGGAGAAAAGCTTTGACAATCACAGCTTTGAGATGATCCCTAACCCATACCCTTCGCCCACCACAGTCCAGCAGTCTCCAGAGGAGCGGACGAAACATGAAAGTCTCGATGAGCTACAGGACTCTACTTATTTTGGACCTGGATCGATCCCAGAGCGGTCCCCGAAACACTTGCAGCCTCCCAGAAGCCAACGGCCCTTTTGGAGTAACAAGAGTCACAGTCTGGAGGACCGGATAAGCCCAGCTCATGCTGGAATGGGACTTGAAACCCGTGCCGTAAAACTAACAAGGCGATCCAGGCCTCCTATAAGCAAATTGGGAGGTTCTTTGGGAGGCGAGATTGGAGACATTGAATTTGATGGGATGAAGGCTCAAGGAACCCAGACTGATCCTCCGGACACCAGGCGCCTCCGTAGCCTGGTCCATGCCGACCGCCTGTCATTCATGACTTCTTTAGATGATCCAGACTTTGCTGATGATGACATTAGCGCCATCTTCCGCTTTTTAGATGACATAAGCATGTGTGGCTCCACAGGAGTCTTGCACCCCAACGATGGATCCGGGGGTCTCAACCAGGATACCCCGGAGGCCAGACGTGGCCGCCTAGGCCAACTCCAGAGGCTTTTCCATTCTCTGGAAAGCAGTGATGATGGACTCAAAGCCAGTGTGTGTAAGCTGCTGCTCCGTATGAGCCAGATAGAGCGACAGTTGGAATCTCTGAATGATGTAAAAGCGGAGATTTCCCAGGTCTTGTCTGCTTTGCAGCGACTGGATGAAAAAATCCCACAGCCTGCTGTTGATAGTGGGCAAAGCAGCGGTGGCCGATGGCTGGAGCCCCTCAGCGGCATCTCGTCCTTCATGAGCCATCCTCTCACCCCCTCTGAGTTTTCTGAGCCTCAGCCTTTGTCTGTATCAGAGCATCTCTTTCCTGCATCCAGCACTAATAGTCTGGACTGGAACAGATGGAACACTCCTGCGGAGCAAACAGAGAGTAGCAAAAGTCAAGGTGACCCAAAAGTGGGAAAAGATGAGAAGAAAGACGCATCATCTCTTCGTGCCTCAAAAAACGAGCCTGGGGAGAAAGGACAATCTGATTCCAAGCAAGGAAACGTGTCAAGCATGGCAAAAGACTGGATGGTGTCCTTCTCAAAAATTAAAGGTGGCAAATCATCACATGGAAAAACGGGGCAG GAAGACCAGTCAAGCAGAACTACAAAACTTCTCTCCCAGAAATCATCCAGCTTGGTGGAACAAGTGTTCAGCTCGTCCTTGTTTGGCAACAAAGAAAACAGCCTGACTGGTGGCCTTACCGCAGGAAAGATCATGGACCCCAGACTGGCAGAAGCGAGAGGAAGATCCGTCTGGACCGTAGATGACAGGGAATCTCGAGTCTCCCCTTTTgatttacag GCCCGTGATTCTCTGAACCCTAACAACATGGAGTTCTGGATGGACGACATCTACACTCCGGGCTATGATGCATTACTCAGGCGTAAAGAGGCCGGCCTCCGCCGGGCCAAAGTTTGCAAGTTGTTGGCACTCGTTGCTGTTGCACTGGCAATCATTCTCATCATTGTCATTCCCATTTGCACCTTGAGATCATAA